Proteins from a single region of Flavobacterium sp. YJ01:
- a CDS encoding beta-ketoacyl-[acyl-carrier-protein] synthase family protein, with protein MKKRVVITGLGVAAPNGVGISAFTNAIKNGISGIRFDAQLAELQFSCQIAGQPQISDELKSEYFTELELRGFNSTGILYGVIAGLEAWKNAGLPINETTDWDSGTIFGSGTSGIEKFRESIYKIDDLQTRRLGSTVVAQTMNSGVSAYLGGKIGLGNQVTTNSSACTTGTEAILMAYDRIQSGQAKRILAGSTSDSGPYIWAGFDALRVCSSKYNENPEEGSRPMSATACGFVPGSGAGALVIEDLESALARNAVIYAEILGGNVNSGGQRDGGSMTAPNSIAVQKCIKDAVLNANINPNEIDAINGHLTATTKDSLEIENWTKALERNGADFPYINSLKSLTGHCLSASGSIESVASVLQLQEGFLFGNLNSSDLHPEIAALIDSSKVLQKTIHNNPKIIAKASFGFGDVNACILFKKFEK; from the coding sequence ATGAAAAAACGAGTCGTAATAACTGGACTTGGCGTCGCTGCACCAAATGGCGTCGGAATTTCTGCGTTTACAAATGCCATTAAAAATGGAATTTCAGGAATTCGTTTCGATGCGCAATTAGCAGAATTGCAGTTTTCTTGCCAAATTGCTGGTCAGCCGCAGATTTCAGACGAACTTAAATCAGAATATTTTACTGAGTTAGAACTTCGTGGATTTAACAGCACAGGAATTCTATATGGCGTAATTGCAGGATTAGAAGCTTGGAAAAATGCAGGTTTACCCATAAACGAAACTACAGATTGGGATAGCGGAACCATCTTCGGATCTGGAACTTCTGGAATTGAAAAATTTCGCGAAAGCATTTATAAAATTGACGATTTACAAACTCGAAGATTAGGAAGCACGGTTGTTGCACAAACCATGAACAGTGGCGTGAGTGCTTATTTAGGCGGAAAAATTGGACTTGGAAATCAGGTTACTACAAACTCATCGGCTTGCACAACGGGAACCGAAGCTATTTTAATGGCGTACGATCGCATACAATCTGGGCAGGCAAAACGAATTTTGGCAGGAAGCACTTCAGACAGCGGTCCGTATATTTGGGCGGGTTTTGATGCGCTTCGCGTTTGTTCTTCCAAATACAATGAAAATCCCGAAGAAGGTTCAAGACCAATGAGCGCAACAGCTTGCGGTTTTGTTCCGGGAAGTGGCGCAGGTGCTTTGGTTATTGAAGATTTAGAAAGCGCTTTAGCACGAAATGCTGTAATTTATGCCGAAATATTAGGCGGGAACGTCAATTCTGGAGGACAACGCGACGGCGGAAGTATGACTGCTCCAAATAGCATTGCTGTTCAAAAATGCATTAAGGATGCCGTTTTGAATGCGAATATCAATCCAAACGAAATTGATGCCATAAACGGGCATCTTACCGCAACTACAAAAGACAGTCTGGAAATTGAAAATTGGACAAAAGCTTTAGAACGGAATGGCGCTGATTTTCCATACATCAATTCTTTAAAAAGCTTAACTGGACATTGTTTAAGCGCCTCAGGAAGTATAGAAAGTGTCGCTTCTGTTTTACAGCTTCAAGAAGGTTTTTTATTCGGAAATCTAAATTCTTCTGATCTTCATCCCGAAATTGCAGCACTTATTGATTCATCAAAAGTGCTTCAGAAAACAATACATAACAATCCAAAAATAATCGCAAAAGCCAGTTTTGGTTTTGGCGATGTAAATGCCTGTATATTATTTAAAAAATTCGAAAAATAA
- a CDS encoding phosphopantetheine-binding protein: MNRTEITEKLKEIIKPYAANTEAHENLTEDTDFIKDLNINSANLVDIVLDIEEKFDVVIDNADMERMLDVKTAIEIIETKLEAK; the protein is encoded by the coding sequence ATGAACAGAACAGAAATTACCGAAAAACTAAAAGAGATTATAAAGCCATACGCAGCTAATACAGAAGCACACGAAAACCTAACGGAAGACACCGATTTCATCAAAGATTTGAATATCAATTCGGCTAATCTTGTTGATATTGTATTGGATATTGAAGAAAAATTTGATGTAGTAATTGACAACGCCGACATGGAACGTATGCTTGATGTGAAAACCGCAATTGAAATTATCGAAACTAAACTCGAGGCAAAATGA
- a CDS encoding 4'-phosphopantetheinyl transferase superfamily protein — protein sequence MIGNDIVDLAQSRLESRWSRKGLIEKLFNPQEQQLIKNYHDPEIMVWLLWSMKEAAYKIYNRQTKIREFSPKKLVCDLNSLSDFQALGTVSCLQNTFYTKTIISSENIHSIAVNNLENLNNVIEIERKEIVKDEFGIPYLKTSSATFKDVSVSNHGRFEKVVTYK from the coding sequence ATGATAGGCAACGATATTGTAGATCTTGCGCAATCTCGGCTAGAAAGCAGATGGTCACGTAAAGGTTTAATTGAAAAGCTTTTTAATCCACAAGAACAACAGCTTATAAAAAATTACCATGATCCAGAAATCATGGTATGGTTGCTTTGGAGCATGAAAGAAGCTGCCTATAAAATCTACAATAGACAAACTAAAATAAGAGAATTCAGTCCCAAAAAACTAGTATGCGATTTGAATTCTCTAAGCGATTTTCAAGCGCTCGGAACTGTTTCTTGCCTTCAAAATACATTTTACACCAAAACTATTATCTCTTCAGAAAACATTCATTCTATTGCTGTTAATAACTTAGAAAACCTCAACAATGTGATAGAAATCGAAAGAAAGGAAATTGTAAAAGACGAATTTGGTATTCCATATTTAAAAACTTCGTCCGCAACTTTTAAAGATGTTTCTGTTTCTAATCATGGGCGTTTTGAAAAGGTTGTGACTTATAAATAA
- a CDS encoding LacI family DNA-binding transcriptional regulator, with translation MNKKITLKQIAKEFNTSIATVSKALNDSHDISTATKNKIKNYAELHNYKPNSIALSLLNKKTKTIGVIMPTILNHFFVQIFNGMEQAANEKGYNLITIISNGKLEKEITSINLLENGIIDGLLISLCEEAQSKHHISHIENFIKNAGPVVMFDRVFESLDTDKIIVDDFNCSYKATEHLIKTGCKNIAIVTVLDYLGIVKLRIDGYLKAHEDYNIPVNKKLISLIKKEYDFETEIKTMLDYQKVDGIIGLEEYSTVESMTIAQNRGYKIPEDISIIGFTNSEMFKYCKPSISCISQHGVFMGQIAVQKVIERIENEELNQPEFETKIIKASLIERDSTKKITF, from the coding sequence ATGAATAAGAAAATTACTTTGAAACAGATCGCAAAAGAGTTTAATACTTCTATTGCAACGGTATCTAAAGCCCTGAATGACAGCCATGACATTAGCACAGCTACAAAAAATAAGATTAAAAATTACGCAGAACTTCATAATTACAAACCCAACAGCATTGCGTTAAGTTTACTCAATAAAAAAACCAAAACAATTGGCGTAATTATGCCAACTATTCTGAATCATTTTTTTGTTCAGATTTTTAACGGAATGGAACAAGCGGCTAATGAAAAAGGTTATAATTTGATTACGATTATTTCGAATGGAAAACTCGAAAAAGAAATCACCTCAATCAATCTTTTAGAAAATGGAATTATCGACGGTTTGCTGATTTCTTTATGTGAAGAAGCACAATCTAAACATCACATTTCTCATATTGAAAATTTCATCAAAAATGCTGGTCCGGTTGTTATGTTCGATCGCGTTTTTGAATCTTTAGATACAGATAAAATTATTGTGGACGATTTTAATTGTTCCTATAAAGCGACAGAACATTTGATAAAAACCGGTTGTAAAAACATCGCCATTGTAACTGTTTTAGATTATTTAGGAATTGTAAAACTGAGAATCGACGGCTATTTGAAAGCGCATGAAGATTATAATATTCCTGTAAATAAAAAACTGATTTCGCTCATTAAAAAGGAATATGATTTTGAAACCGAAATAAAAACCATGTTAGATTATCAAAAAGTAGATGGAATTATCGGTTTAGAAGAATATTCTACAGTCGAATCGATGACAATTGCACAAAATAGAGGCTATAAAATTCCTGAAGATATTTCGATTATCGGATTTACAAACAGCGAAATGTTTAAATATTGCAAACCATCAATATCTTGCATTAGTCAACATGGTGTTTTCATGGGACAGATTGCAGTACAAAAAGTAATTGAACGTATTGAAAATGAAGAGCTAAACCAACCAGAATTTGAGACTAAAATCATAAAAGCGAGTCTTATCGAACGTGATTCGACTAAGAAAATTACATTTTAG
- a CDS encoding circadian clock KaiB family protein has protein sequence MKKEVAEWQLLLYIAGQTPKSIKALENIKKYAEEYLKGKYSIEIIDLLKNPQLAEGDQILAVPTLVRKFPEPIRKIIGDLSNEERVLVGLNIKPINS, from the coding sequence ATGAAAAAAGAAGTAGCCGAATGGCAATTATTACTTTATATAGCAGGACAAACGCCAAAATCAATCAAGGCGCTTGAGAATATAAAAAAGTATGCAGAAGAATATTTAAAGGGAAAATACAGCATTGAGATTATCGATTTGCTGAAAAATCCGCAATTGGCAGAAGGCGATCAAATTTTGGCGGTACCAACTTTGGTGCGAAAATTTCCTGAACCTATCCGTAAAATTATAGGTGATCTTTCTAATGAAGAAAGAGTGCTTGTAGGTCTTAACATTAAACCTATAAACTCTTAG
- a CDS encoding alpha/beta hydrolase, producing MKTISKSFLAFAVIIFTLALTNLNAQTTPKIKNVVLVHGAFADGSGWQGLYQILTKKGYNVTIVQNPLSSLEDDVNATNLALDKQDGPTILVGHSWGGTVITEAGNHPKVAALVYVAALQPDNGENSIQWLQTAPPAPENGVLPPDDKGIAYYDKAKFHAGFAGDLSKEQADFMYASQGAFHAQGFGTPITKAAWKTKPSYGIVAT from the coding sequence ATGAAAACAATATCTAAAAGCTTTTTAGCATTCGCAGTAATAATCTTTACTTTAGCCTTAACAAACCTAAACGCGCAAACAACTCCAAAAATTAAAAATGTAGTATTAGTTCACGGTGCTTTCGCAGACGGTTCTGGATGGCAAGGTTTATATCAAATTTTAACTAAAAAAGGCTATAATGTAACGATCGTTCAAAATCCGTTGAGTTCTTTGGAAGATGATGTAAATGCAACCAATTTAGCTTTAGACAAACAAGACGGACCAACAATTTTGGTTGGGCATTCTTGGGGTGGAACTGTAATTACTGAAGCTGGAAATCACCCGAAAGTAGCCGCTTTGGTTTACGTGGCGGCTTTACAGCCAGATAATGGTGAAAATTCTATTCAGTGGTTGCAAACTGCGCCTCCTGCTCCTGAAAATGGTGTATTGCCTCCAGATGATAAAGGAATTGCATATTATGATAAAGCTAAATTTCACGCTGGTTTTGCAGGAGATTTAAGCAAAGAACAAGCAGATTTTATGTATGCTTCACAAGGTGCTTTTCATGCGCAAGGTTTTGGAACTCCAATTACAAAAGCGGCTTGGAAAACTAAACCTTCTTACGGAATCGTAGCAACTTAA
- a CDS encoding methyltransferase domain-containing protein, protein MAINTQYRTEEPEIMDDFSLEGEELTVALDKIAAINRLLGGNKLTLHGIKQLLKKTENSKTITIADIGCGNGDMLRMLSKYGKKEDLNFRLIGIDANAFTINYARELSKEFKNIDYLCLDIFSKEFHELKYDIALCTLTLHHFSNQEIENILDLLHQNSSIGIVVNDLHRSKLAYRLFEGICYVFNLNKMSKNDGLVSILRGFKKSELIHFSKKLNLNNYSINWKWAFRYQWIISKI, encoded by the coding sequence ATGGCAATAAATACGCAATATAGAACTGAAGAACCTGAAATAATGGACGATTTTTCGCTAGAAGGCGAAGAACTCACTGTTGCGCTTGATAAAATTGCCGCAATTAACCGATTATTAGGCGGTAATAAACTGACTTTGCATGGTATTAAACAGCTTTTAAAAAAAACAGAGAATTCTAAAACCATTACGATTGCTGATATTGGCTGCGGAAATGGCGATATGTTGAGAATGCTTTCAAAATATGGTAAAAAAGAAGATCTTAATTTCAGATTAATTGGCATTGATGCAAATGCTTTTACAATAAATTATGCTAGAGAACTTTCTAAAGAATTCAAAAATATTGATTATTTGTGTTTGGATATTTTTAGTAAAGAATTCCATGAATTAAAATATGATATTGCACTGTGTACCTTGACCTTGCATCATTTTTCAAATCAAGAAATTGAAAATATTCTCGATTTGCTTCATCAAAATTCTTCAATCGGAATTGTCGTAAATGATCTTCATCGCAGTAAATTGGCGTACCGACTTTTTGAAGGAATTTGCTATGTTTTCAATCTCAATAAAATGTCAAAAAATGACGGTTTGGTTTCTATCTTAAGAGGATTTAAAAAGAGTGAATTGATACATTTTTCTAAAAAATTAAATTTAAATAACTATTCCATCAACTGGAAATGGGCATTTCGTTACCAGTGGATAATTTCTAAAATATGA
- a CDS encoding hydrogen peroxide-inducible genes activator: MTIQQLKYIVALDEERHFARAAEVCMVTQPGLTIQLKNLEEEIGIKIFDRNKVPLTPTVLGIEIINKAKKILREVDEIRDFVVNEKNLLEGELKLGIISTLSPYLIPLFIQAMKEAAPKVHFIIKEGYTGHLMKELETGAIDVAIMATPTGNSNLIEHVVFKEPFVAYLNETHPMANDEFYEMQPGDKTELLLLHHEYCYNAQLLDICGLKTSDKIKEQFTYDINSIETLKNLVRAHLGFAIIPKLSTLNESGGLFKPFKEPVPVREISLVVSDSFSKKLLLEKMNEAIWNCLPESLKKDFSYKKIRWNDSPYFIKAVSKLS, translated from the coding sequence ATGACCATTCAGCAATTAAAATATATTGTCGCTTTAGATGAAGAACGCCATTTTGCAAGAGCTGCTGAAGTTTGTATGGTAACGCAACCTGGGCTTACAATTCAGTTAAAAAACCTGGAAGAAGAAATTGGAATCAAGATTTTTGATCGGAATAAAGTGCCGCTTACTCCAACGGTTTTAGGAATCGAAATTATAAACAAAGCCAAAAAGATTCTTCGCGAAGTAGATGAAATTCGTGATTTTGTTGTAAACGAAAAAAACTTACTGGAAGGCGAGTTGAAACTAGGCATTATTTCAACTTTATCTCCTTATTTGATTCCTTTATTTATTCAAGCAATGAAAGAAGCGGCGCCAAAAGTGCATTTTATTATCAAAGAAGGGTATACGGGACATTTAATGAAGGAATTAGAAACGGGCGCGATTGATGTCGCAATTATGGCAACGCCAACCGGAAATTCTAATTTAATTGAACATGTTGTTTTTAAAGAGCCTTTTGTGGCCTATTTAAATGAGACGCATCCGATGGCAAATGATGAATTTTATGAAATGCAGCCAGGCGATAAAACCGAATTATTATTGCTTCATCATGAATATTGCTATAACGCACAATTGCTAGACATTTGCGGACTAAAAACATCAGATAAAATAAAAGAACAATTTACGTACGATATTAATTCTATAGAAACTTTAAAAAATCTCGTTCGTGCCCATTTAGGATTTGCGATTATTCCCAAACTTTCGACCTTGAACGAGTCGGGCGGACTTTTCAAACCTTTCAAAGAACCTGTTCCCGTAAGAGAAATAAGCCTCGTAGTTTCTGATTCTTTTTCAAAGAAATTATTACTCGAAAAAATGAACGAAGCGATCTGGAATTGTCTTCCTGAATCGCTTAAAAAAGACTTCTCGTATAAGAAAATCCGCTGGAACGATTCGCCTTATTTTATAAAAGCAGTTAGTAAGTTAAGTTGA
- a CDS encoding 3-hydroxyacyl-ACP dehydratase FabZ family protein, whose protein sequence is MELNDIIKQLPYSEPFLFVDELLSADENGITGTYTFNENLDFYKGHFKNNPVTPGVILTETMAQIGMVCLGIFLLNNDLQSDTVIAFTSADMEFLKPVYPNEKVTVTSEKLFFRFGKLKCSAVMKNEAGQEVCRGILAGMITKRL, encoded by the coding sequence ATGGAATTAAACGACATTATAAAACAGCTTCCGTATAGCGAGCCTTTTTTGTTTGTAGATGAATTATTGTCTGCGGATGAAAACGGTATTACAGGAACGTATACTTTTAACGAAAATCTTGATTTTTATAAAGGTCATTTTAAAAATAATCCCGTTACTCCTGGCGTTATCTTAACAGAAACAATGGCGCAAATCGGAATGGTTTGTTTGGGGATTTTTCTATTAAATAATGACTTACAAAGCGACACTGTAATTGCTTTTACATCAGCCGATATGGAATTTTTAAAACCTGTTTATCCGAATGAAAAAGTAACGGTAACTTCAGAGAAACTATTTTTCCGTTTTGGAAAACTAAAATGCAGTGCGGTAATGAAAAATGAAGCTGGACAAGAAGTTTGCAGAGGAATTTTAGCTGGAATGATAACCAAAAGATTATGA
- the kaiC gene encoding circadian clock protein KaiC, protein MQEKTKSHSFIFPKTPTGVDGLDEITEGGFPQGRPTLICGGAGCGKTLLSLQFLIKGITEYNEPGVFMSFEEPSDDLTLNVKSLGFDLEQLKKDKKLVVDHVRVERSEIEEAGEYDLDGLFIRLGHAIDSIKATRVVLDTIESLFAGLDNQAILRAELRRLFHWLKAKGVTAVITGERGEATLTRQGLEEYVSDCVIVLDHRVIEQVSTRRLRVVKYRGSTHGTNEYPFLIDEDGISVLPITSLKLDNEVSSDIISTGVPGLNEMFNGGGFYRGSNILVSGTAGTAKTTVACYFANQQCEKNEKTIYFAFEESPHQLVRNMKSIGIDLEKHIKKGILQIHSSRPSLNGLELHLLTLRKLIKEFAPTTIIIDPISNLISVGSEHEVRSMLVRLIDMLKANNITAMFTSLNKQTDNFRPDLAEESVSSLVDTWITVRDMEGIGERNRGIFIIKARGMGHSNQVREFVITSNGIELLDVELGPQGILTGAARQSYQFKKTMSDIKLQNEINRKDREIERKRKVLEANIEALRNEFESAEEELSILKATEELQEKLSSKKK, encoded by the coding sequence GTGCAAGAAAAAACAAAATCACATAGTTTTATATTTCCAAAAACTCCTACTGGAGTCGACGGATTAGACGAGATTACAGAAGGAGGATTTCCGCAAGGACGACCAACTTTAATCTGCGGTGGCGCTGGATGCGGAAAAACATTATTGTCATTGCAATTCTTAATAAAAGGAATTACAGAATATAACGAACCCGGAGTTTTCATGTCTTTTGAAGAACCTTCAGACGACTTGACTCTCAATGTTAAATCATTAGGCTTTGATCTAGAACAACTTAAAAAAGACAAAAAACTTGTTGTAGATCATGTTCGCGTTGAAAGATCAGAAATTGAGGAAGCTGGCGAATACGATTTGGACGGCTTATTTATTCGTTTAGGACATGCCATCGATTCCATAAAAGCGACTCGTGTTGTACTAGATACAATAGAATCGTTATTTGCTGGTCTTGACAATCAAGCAATACTGCGAGCCGAATTACGAAGATTGTTTCATTGGCTCAAAGCCAAAGGCGTAACAGCCGTTATTACTGGAGAACGTGGCGAAGCAACTTTAACTCGTCAAGGTCTAGAAGAATATGTTTCGGACTGTGTGATCGTTCTCGATCATCGCGTAATTGAACAGGTTTCGACTAGAAGACTACGAGTTGTAAAATACAGAGGATCAACACATGGAACAAACGAATATCCATTTTTAATTGATGAAGATGGAATTTCGGTACTTCCGATTACGTCTTTAAAATTAGATAATGAAGTTTCGTCTGATATTATTTCTACAGGCGTTCCAGGACTAAACGAAATGTTTAACGGAGGCGGTTTTTATCGTGGAAGTAATATTTTGGTTTCTGGAACAGCTGGAACGGCAAAAACTACTGTTGCCTGTTATTTTGCCAACCAACAATGCGAAAAGAACGAAAAAACAATTTATTTTGCTTTTGAAGAATCTCCGCATCAATTGGTTCGTAACATGAAATCGATTGGAATTGATCTTGAAAAACACATTAAAAAAGGCATTCTACAAATTCACTCTTCTCGCCCATCTTTAAATGGTCTTGAGTTGCATTTGCTTACGCTTAGAAAATTAATCAAAGAGTTTGCTCCAACGACAATTATTATTGATCCTATCAGTAATCTTATTTCGGTGGGAAGTGAACACGAAGTTCGCTCGATGTTAGTTCGATTAATTGATATGCTGAAAGCCAATAATATTACGGCAATGTTTACTTCTTTGAACAAACAAACGGACAATTTCAGACCTGATTTGGCAGAAGAATCAGTTTCTTCATTAGTCGATACTTGGATTACAGTTCGCGATATGGAGGGAATTGGCGAAAGAAATCGCGGTATTTTTATCATCAAAGCACGCGGAATGGGACATTCTAACCAGGTAAGAGAGTTTGTGATCACAAGTAACGGAATCGAATTATTGGATGTAGAATTAGGTCCGCAAGGAATTTTAACAGGCGCAGCAAGACAATCTTATCAATTCAAGAAAACTATGTCTGATATTAAGCTTCAAAACGAAATTAACAGAAAAGACAGAGAAATTGAGCGTAAACGTAAAGTACTCGAAGCCAATATTGAAGCATTAAGAAACGAATTTGAGTCGGCAGAAGAAGAATTAAGTATCCTTAAAGCAACAGAAGAATTGCAGGAAAAACTATCTTCTAAGAAAAAATAA
- a CDS encoding type III polyketide synthase, which translates to MSVKIITAVKQLPQYSRSTEDILPLVDVWLEGQEERFIKKVKKIFEGASVDKRYSIMEPSEVFTATSFEEKNDIYSREMIVLGHQVLEKALEKANWDPQSLDYIITVSCTGIMIPSLDAYLINKMKLRQDIVRLPVTEMGCAAGISGIIYAKNFLKSNPGKRAAVIAVESPTATFQLNDFSMPNIVSAAIFGDGASCCLLSSDEKDEGPEILDEQMYHFYDAEHMMGFKLTNGGLQMVLDIEVPDTIASHFGDIIHPFLSKNNLEIKDVDHMIFHPGGKKIVNTVEELFSGLNKNIDDTKEILKQYGNMSSATVLYVLESIMDRKPKKGEKGLMLSFGPGFSAQRVLLQW; encoded by the coding sequence ATGAGTGTAAAGATAATTACAGCTGTGAAACAGCTTCCGCAATATTCCCGTTCAACCGAAGATATTCTTCCGCTTGTAGATGTTTGGCTGGAAGGACAAGAAGAACGTTTTATCAAAAAAGTAAAGAAAATTTTTGAAGGCGCGTCGGTAGACAAACGCTATTCGATTATGGAACCTTCGGAAGTTTTTACTGCTACTTCTTTTGAAGAAAAAAATGATATTTACAGCAGAGAAATGATTGTTTTAGGACATCAGGTTTTGGAGAAAGCGCTTGAGAAAGCCAATTGGGATCCGCAAAGTCTTGATTATATTATCACAGTAAGCTGCACCGGAATTATGATTCCCTCTTTAGATGCGTATCTCATCAATAAAATGAAATTGCGTCAAGATATTGTGCGCCTTCCCGTTACTGAAATGGGTTGTGCAGCAGGTATTTCTGGAATTATTTATGCGAAAAACTTCCTGAAATCAAATCCTGGAAAACGCGCGGCAGTAATTGCAGTTGAATCGCCAACAGCTACTTTTCAATTAAATGATTTTTCTATGCCAAATATTGTGAGTGCTGCTATTTTTGGAGACGGAGCCTCTTGTTGCTTATTATCTTCTGATGAAAAAGACGAAGGCCCAGAAATTCTAGACGAACAAATGTATCATTTTTATGATGCCGAACATATGATGGGTTTTAAACTCACGAATGGCGGACTGCAAATGGTTTTGGATATTGAAGTTCCAGATACGATTGCCTCTCATTTTGGCGACATTATTCATCCTTTTTTAAGTAAAAATAATCTGGAAATTAAAGATGTTGATCATATGATTTTTCATCCCGGAGGAAAAAAAATTGTAAATACGGTTGAAGAACTTTTTTCGGGTTTAAATAAAAATATAGACGATACTAAAGAAATTCTGAAACAATATGGAAATATGTCTAGTGCGACGGTTTTGTATGTTTTAGAAAGCATTATGGATCGAAAACCAAAAAAGGGAGAAAAAGGCTTAATGCTAAGTTTTGGACCTGGATTTTCAGCACAACGCGTTTTATTACAATGGTAA
- a CDS encoding OsmC family protein, with the protein MKFTRRANANWKGTGMEGKGTISTQSTTLDNAQLSFKTRFEQGVGTNPEELIAAAHSGCFTMQLSFLLSEAGFVPEDLDTTAKVTFEDGTITLIALELTGKVPGISEEDFQQTAQKAKEICPISKLLNTEITLQVTLN; encoded by the coding sequence ATGAAATTTACAAGAAGAGCAAACGCAAACTGGAAAGGTACAGGAATGGAAGGAAAAGGTACTATTAGTACACAAAGCACCACTTTAGATAATGCACAATTGTCTTTTAAAACTCGTTTTGAGCAAGGTGTCGGAACAAATCCTGAAGAATTAATCGCAGCGGCACATTCTGGCTGTTTTACCATGCAATTAAGTTTTTTATTATCTGAAGCTGGATTTGTACCAGAAGATTTAGACACAACTGCTAAAGTAACTTTTGAAGACGGAACTATTACTTTAATCGCTTTAGAATTGACCGGAAAAGTGCCTGGAATTTCTGAAGAAGATTTTCAACAAACAGCTCAAAAAGCAAAAGAAATTTGTCCTATTTCTAAGTTATTGAATACTGAAATAACTTTACAAGTAACACTTAATTAA
- a CDS encoding NAD(P)/FAD-dependent oxidoreductase has protein sequence MEKNPDVLIIGGGLAGLASAIHLSRAGLKVTLLEKNNYPKHKVCGEYISNEILPYLNWLGANVSVLDPSKITNFEFTAQNGKSAETKLPLGGFGISRYALDHFLFENAIKNGCIIINENVTEVSFENDVFTVETSEQRFLAKIVLGAYGKRSNIDQQLAREFMNKKSPWLAVKGHYYGDFNSNLVAIHNFDGGYCGVSTVENNIVNICYLADYETFKNYKNIEDYQKEVLYKNKNLKTVFENSTPLFDKPLTISQISFDKKLPVENHILMIGDTAGLIHPMCGNGMAMAIHSAKIASELITDFYNGNIVSRDALEKKYAIEWKKQFSKRLFFGRILAKALTYKKFTSFLTTIAASFPALLSTIIKQTHGNPVTIN, from the coding sequence ATGGAAAAAAATCCAGATGTACTTATTATTGGTGGCGGTCTTGCTGGTTTGGCAAGCGCTATTCATTTGTCTAGAGCTGGATTGAAAGTCACGCTTTTAGAAAAAAACAATTACCCAAAACATAAAGTTTGTGGCGAATATATCTCAAACGAAATTTTACCTTATCTAAACTGGCTTGGCGCAAATGTTTCTGTTCTCGATCCGTCTAAAATTACCAATTTCGAATTTACAGCTCAAAACGGCAAAAGCGCCGAAACTAAACTTCCTTTAGGCGGATTTGGAATCAGCCGTTACGCGTTAGATCATTTTTTATTTGAAAATGCCATTAAAAACGGCTGCATTATTATTAATGAAAATGTCACGGAAGTTTCTTTTGAAAATGATGTTTTTACTGTAGAAACTTCAGAACAACGTTTTTTAGCAAAAATAGTTTTGGGCGCTTACGGAAAACGTTCTAATATCGATCAGCAATTAGCTCGAGAATTTATGAATAAAAAATCACCTTGGCTTGCTGTAAAAGGTCATTATTATGGAGATTTTAATTCTAATTTGGTCGCGATTCATAATTTTGATGGCGGTTATTGCGGTGTTTCTACTGTCGAAAATAATATTGTAAATATTTGTTATCTGGCAGATTATGAGACTTTCAAAAATTATAAAAATATAGAAGACTATCAAAAAGAAGTTCTTTATAAAAATAAAAATCTTAAAACTGTTTTTGAAAACAGCACTCCCCTTTTTGATAAACCTTTAACTATTAGCCAAATTTCATTTGATAAAAAACTGCCTGTAGAAAATCATATTTTAATGATTGGAGACACTGCAGGACTTATTCACCCGATGTGCGGCAACGGAATGGCAATGGCAATTCACAGCGCAAAAATAGCATCCGAATTAATAACTGATTTTTACAACGGAAATATTGTTTCGCGCGATGCATTAGAAAAAAAATATGCTATAGAATGGAAAAAGCAATTTAGTAAGCGTCTTTTTTTCGGAAGAATTTTAGCTAAAGCTTTAACGTACAAAAAATTTACTTCTTTCTTAACTACTATAGCAGCATCATTTCCAGCTTTACTTTCAACCATAATCAAACAAACGCACGGAAATCCCGTAACTATAAATTAA